Proteins encoded in a region of the Methanobrevibacter millerae genome:
- a CDS encoding helicase C-terminal domain-containing protein, with the protein MNHYLEYKKRNDLEKKILKYDDSDLKDILIRNKNLIKEFSSLSSSEIDKKIKNINNTTITNLLINNIDISEINSELDKINKYEIKDIVKENFPLDEPRELQLETISKIYDAIEKGYKYIILEAVSGYGKSLIAATLSNIYSEEKSYFLTTTNQLANQYFYDFKKYDFVKMNPRSSFSCKKTPMKCSAYLCKYSKCRYYKYSDFNKDFDKPLSCEYLYSLKEILKSNSIICTYDFFINENFYHSNYFNTRKLLICDEAHNLDEKISESISLKINPKQFTEDMKLNIKKELQHINQNNDYYFYLLKFRTNYKNRLNNVKKGSALYIKLKKRIDDISKFMDNFKNNENMTFEVDSDNYWIFKPLKINKMADDSLLSYGDVSIFMSSSIFDLENFAFDLGIDKNKIYSIRVPNIFDLSKHKVEISPNFDMSGEPIETGTAEDCLPTIKKILKKHKHEKGVIHTFNYEQMKYIVSNIKNNRFITHDSENREKILENFKTSDKPLVLVSPSMNEGIDIPGDLCRFQIIFKLPYLPYENTWINKRKNLYEDGKEWYDYKMLTKLIQSYGRGIRFEEDYCKTYILDNRLFDKINEDLEDKEIIPKYFINSIENLNQNIE; encoded by the coding sequence ATGAATCATTATTTGGAATATAAAAAAAGAAATGACCTGGAAAAAAAGATATTAAAATATGATGATTCCGACTTAAAAGATATTTTAATTAGAAATAAAAATTTAATAAAGGAATTCAGTTCACTGTCATCTTCAGAAATTGATAAAAAAATAAAAAATATTAATAACACTACCATAACTAATTTATTAATCAATAATATAGACATTAGTGAAATCAATTCTGAATTGGATAAAATAAATAAATATGAAATAAAAGATATTGTTAAAGAGAATTTTCCTTTAGATGAACCAAGAGAATTGCAGCTTGAAACCATTTCAAAGATATATGATGCAATTGAAAAAGGATATAAATATATAATCCTAGAAGCTGTTTCCGGATATGGTAAATCATTAATTGCTGCTACATTATCCAATATTTATTCTGAAGAAAAATCATATTTTCTTACAACTACCAATCAGCTTGCAAATCAATATTTTTATGATTTTAAAAAATATGATTTCGTAAAAATGAACCCAAGATCCAGTTTTTCATGTAAAAAAACACCCATGAAATGCAGTGCATATCTATGCAAATACTCCAAATGTCGTTATTATAAATACAGTGATTTCAATAAAGATTTTGATAAACCATTGTCATGTGAATATCTGTACTCATTAAAAGAAATATTGAAATCAAATTCTATAATTTGTACATATGATTTTTTCATTAACGAAAACTTTTATCACAGTAATTACTTTAATACTCGAAAATTATTAATTTGTGATGAAGCACATAATCTCGATGAAAAAATATCTGAATCCATATCACTAAAAATTAATCCGAAACAGTTTACTGAGGATATGAAACTTAATATTAAAAAAGAATTACAACATATTAATCAAAATAATGATTATTACTTTTACCTTTTAAAATTTAGGACCAACTATAAAAATAGACTCAACAACGTCAAAAAAGGAAGTGCATTATATATAAAACTTAAAAAACGAATAGATGACATATCCAAATTTATGGATAACTTTAAAAATAATGAAAATATGACCTTTGAAGTAGATAGTGATAACTACTGGATTTTTAAACCTTTAAAGATAAATAAAATGGCTGATGATTCATTATTGTCCTATGGAGATGTCTCTATTTTTATGAGTTCTTCAATTTTTGATCTCGAAAATTTCGCTTTTGATTTGGGAATAGATAAAAATAAAATTTACTCTATAAGAGTACCAAATATCTTTGATCTGTCTAAACATAAAGTAGAAATATCTCCTAATTTTGACATGAGCGGAGAACCTATAGAAACTGGCACTGCAGAGGATTGTTTGCCTACAATTAAAAAAATTCTAAAAAAACACAAACATGAAAAAGGTGTTATACACACTTTTAACTATGAACAAATGAAATACATAGTAAGTAATATAAAAAACAATCGTTTCATTACACATGACTCGGAAAATCGTGAAAAGATATTGGAAAATTTTAAAACCAGTGATAAACCACTGGTTTTAGTTAGCCCATCAATGAATGAGGGAATAGATATTCCCGGCGATTTATGTAGGTTCCAAATAATTTTCAAATTACCCTATTTGCCTTATGAAAATACTTGGATTAATAAGCGCAAAAATCTTTATGAAGATGGAAAAGAATGGTACGACTACAAAATGCTTACAAAATTAATTCAAAGTTATGGAAGAGGAATACGCTTTGAAGAAGATTACTGTAAAACATATATTTTAGATAATCGCCTTTTTGATAAGATTAATGAAGATCTTGAAGATAAAGAAATAATTCCAAAGTATTTCATTAATTCAATCGAAAATTTAAATCAAAATATCGAATAA